One window of Thermacetogenium phaeum DSM 12270 genomic DNA carries:
- a CDS encoding TIGR01440 family protein, whose amino-acid sequence MGESGTVRSGNLNLQEVTKQVEAALCDLLQCANLKPGQILVVGGSTSEVLGRPIGSATSLEVAHAILDGILPQVKERRIFLAVQCCEHLNRALVVEEECAARYGLEIVSVYPYTKGGGGLAAAAMQRLENPVVVESIKADAGMDIGDVFIGMHIKSVGVVVRSRVKSIGFAHLSMIRTRPKLIGGARARYSKEECE is encoded by the coding sequence ATGGGTGAAAGTGGCACAGTAAGGAGCGGTAATCTCAACCTGCAGGAGGTCACCAAACAGGTGGAGGCGGCTTTGTGTGATTTATTGCAGTGTGCCAACCTGAAACCCGGTCAGATCCTGGTCGTGGGTGGGAGCACCAGTGAGGTTCTCGGCAGGCCCATCGGTTCGGCAACCAGTCTGGAGGTAGCCCATGCCATCCTCGACGGTATTTTGCCACAGGTGAAAGAGCGGCGGATCTTTTTGGCCGTTCAGTGCTGCGAACACTTAAACCGGGCCCTCGTAGTGGAGGAAGAATGTGCCGCTAGATACGGTCTGGAAATCGTATCCGTTTATCCTTATACTAAGGGCGGCGGCGGTCTTGCGGCAGCGGCGATGCAGAGGTTGGAGAATCCCGTGGTTGTAGAAAGCATCAAGGCTGATGCCGGAATGGATATCGGCGATGTTTTTATCGGGATGCATATCAAAAGCGTCGGGGTTGTGGTCAGGAGCAGGGTGAAAAGCATCGGTTTCGCCCATCTGAGCATGATCCGCACGAGGCCTAAGCTGATCGGCGGTGCCCGAGCCCGGTACTCTAAGGAAGAGTGCGAATAG
- the gcvPB gene encoding aminomethyl-transferring glycine dehydrogenase subunit GcvPB, protein MKLIFEKSVKGARAFTLPASDLPEEKLAEEIPEEHLREEDPLLPEVSEVEAVRHFTELSRRSYGVDSGFYPLGSCTMKYNPKINEWAARLPGFAGLHPYQPEETVQGALELMYELEQMLCEITGMDAFTLQPAAGAHGEMTGAMIIKAYHNSRGDTKRTKMIVPDSAHGTNPATANMLGYKVIEVKSDERGLVDVDDLRALMSDEIAGLMLTNPNTLGLFEENIREIAAVVHEAGGLLYYDGANANAIIGIARPGDMGFDICHLNLHKTFGTPHGGGGPGSGPIGVKDFLAKFLPVPVIEKREGKYRLNYDRPDTIGKIQTFYGNFGVMVKAYTYIKALGSAGMKEVSRNAVLNANYLRTKLAGSYDIPYNRLCKHEFVASARKQKKENGVAALDVAKGLIDRGFHPPTIYFPLIVEEALMIEPTETETKERLDAFIEAMLEIDREARENPERLQEAPHNAVIRRPDETKAARQPILKWKPQQ, encoded by the coding sequence ATGAAACTCATCTTTGAAAAGAGCGTCAAAGGAGCCCGGGCGTTCACACTGCCCGCAAGCGACCTGCCAGAAGAAAAACTGGCGGAAGAAATCCCTGAAGAACACCTGCGGGAAGAAGACCCGCTGCTTCCGGAAGTCAGCGAAGTGGAGGCCGTGCGCCACTTCACCGAACTTTCCCGGAGAAGCTACGGAGTCGACAGCGGCTTCTACCCCCTCGGCTCCTGCACCATGAAATACAACCCCAAGATCAACGAATGGGCGGCGCGCCTTCCCGGCTTCGCCGGCCTCCACCCCTACCAGCCGGAGGAGACCGTCCAGGGAGCCCTGGAACTGATGTACGAACTGGAACAGATGCTCTGCGAAATCACCGGCATGGACGCCTTCACCCTCCAGCCGGCGGCCGGAGCGCACGGGGAAATGACCGGAGCGATGATCATCAAAGCCTACCACAACAGCCGCGGGGACACCAAACGCACCAAAATGATCGTACCCGACTCCGCCCACGGCACCAACCCGGCCACCGCCAACATGCTGGGCTACAAAGTAATCGAAGTCAAATCGGATGAGCGCGGCCTGGTTGACGTCGACGACCTGCGCGCCCTGATGAGCGACGAAATCGCCGGCCTGATGCTGACCAATCCCAACACCCTCGGCCTTTTCGAAGAAAACATCCGGGAGATCGCCGCGGTCGTCCATGAAGCCGGCGGACTCCTCTACTACGACGGAGCCAACGCCAACGCCATCATCGGCATTGCCCGTCCGGGGGACATGGGATTCGACATCTGCCACCTCAACCTGCACAAAACCTTCGGCACCCCCCACGGCGGAGGTGGCCCCGGCTCCGGACCGATCGGCGTCAAAGACTTCCTGGCAAAATTCCTGCCGGTGCCTGTAATCGAAAAACGGGAGGGGAAATACCGGCTCAACTACGACAGGCCGGACACCATCGGCAAGATCCAGACATTCTACGGCAACTTCGGAGTAATGGTTAAAGCCTACACCTACATCAAGGCCCTCGGCAGCGCTGGGATGAAGGAAGTCAGCCGGAACGCCGTACTCAACGCCAACTACCTCCGCACCAAACTGGCGGGCAGCTACGACATACCCTACAACCGCCTCTGCAAACACGAATTCGTAGCCTCCGCCAGGAAGCAGAAAAAGGAGAACGGCGTCGCCGCTCTCGACGTAGCCAAAGGCCTGATCGACCGCGGCTTCCATCCGCCGACGATCTACTTCCCCCTGATCGTCGAAGAAGCCCTGATGATCGAACCGACCGAAACCGAAACCAAAGAGCGGCTGGATGCCTTCATCGAAGCCATGCTGGAAATCGACCGGGAAGCCCGGGAAAACCCGGAGCGGCTGCAAGAAGCGCCGCACAATGCGGTTATTCGCAGACCGGACGAAACAAAAGCAGCAAGACAACCCATTCTCAAGTGGAAACCTCAACAATAA
- the lpdA gene encoding dihydrolipoyl dehydrogenase — protein sequence MKDLIIIGAGPGGYVAAIRACQLGMDVALIEKDALGGTCLNRGCIPTKAYFQNAAVLKTLTRLSEYNVRAENIGFDMKGARERKDRIVARLTSGIKDLLKGYGVEVIPGEAGIAAPGRVRVGGEEITARNILIATGSEPAVPPIPGVDLPGVVTSDQLLELDTVPERLVVIGGGVIGIEFACIFNAFGSQVTVIEYLPDILGALDREITRRMGVYLKKQKIAVHTQTGVERIERRGAGLRVVARGQKGTIKCAADIVLLATGRKPYTRGLGLEQLGVTCDQGFIEINENYETSVPGIYAIGDVIKGPMLAHVASEEGIAAVERMAGLDHRVDYDAVPSCVFSFPEIASVGLSQEEAESRGIDIKVGKFPFAANGKALAMGETDGLVKVIADADEIIIGVHIIGPHASDLIQEAGVVVRNKLKAADVSGTIHPHPTLGEAFLEAVLDVQGRSLHSLPKKGR from the coding sequence ATGAAGGACCTGATAATAATCGGAGCGGGCCCGGGCGGTTACGTAGCGGCAATCCGGGCATGCCAGCTGGGAATGGACGTTGCCCTGATAGAAAAGGACGCCCTGGGCGGCACCTGCCTCAACCGGGGGTGCATTCCCACCAAAGCCTACTTCCAGAACGCCGCCGTACTGAAGACCCTGACCAGGCTCTCCGAATACAACGTGCGGGCGGAAAACATCGGCTTCGACATGAAAGGCGCCAGAGAAAGAAAGGACCGGATAGTGGCCAGGCTGACCTCCGGAATTAAAGACCTCCTCAAGGGATACGGCGTAGAGGTAATCCCAGGGGAAGCCGGCATTGCCGCACCCGGCCGTGTCCGGGTCGGGGGAGAAGAAATCACCGCCAGGAACATCCTCATCGCCACCGGCTCCGAGCCGGCGGTGCCCCCCATCCCCGGAGTCGACCTGCCGGGTGTCGTCACCAGCGACCAACTGCTGGAACTGGATACCGTGCCCGAGCGCCTGGTCGTCATCGGCGGTGGAGTCATCGGCATCGAATTCGCCTGCATCTTCAACGCCTTCGGCAGCCAGGTCACCGTCATCGAATACCTGCCCGACATCCTGGGTGCCCTGGATCGGGAGATCACCAGGAGAATGGGCGTCTACCTGAAAAAACAAAAGATCGCAGTGCACACCCAAACCGGAGTCGAAAGAATCGAGCGCCGGGGTGCCGGCCTCCGAGTAGTGGCCCGAGGCCAAAAGGGAACCATCAAATGCGCTGCCGACATCGTCCTGCTGGCAACAGGCCGCAAGCCCTACACCCGCGGCCTGGGGCTGGAGCAACTGGGCGTCACCTGTGACCAAGGCTTCATCGAAATCAATGAGAACTACGAAACCTCCGTACCCGGGATCTATGCCATCGGAGACGTCATCAAAGGGCCGATGCTGGCCCACGTGGCCTCCGAAGAGGGGATCGCCGCCGTGGAAAGAATGGCCGGCCTCGACCACAGAGTTGACTACGACGCAGTTCCCTCTTGCGTTTTCTCCTTCCCGGAGATCGCCTCGGTAGGCTTAAGCCAGGAAGAAGCCGAATCCCGAGGCATCGACATCAAAGTAGGAAAGTTCCCCTTTGCCGCCAACGGCAAAGCCCTGGCCATGGGCGAAACCGACGGTCTGGTCAAAGTGATCGCCGACGCCGACGAAATAATCATCGGCGTGCACATCATCGGCCCCCATGCCAGCGACCTCATCCAGGAGGCGGGAGTTGTGGTCAGAAACAAACTCAAGGCGGCGGATGTGAGCGGCACCATCCATCCCCATCCCACCCTCGGTGAAGCCTTCCTGGAAGCGGTACTGGACGTCCAGGGCAGATCCCTTCACTCCCTGCCGAAGAAAGGCCGCTGA
- the gcvH gene encoding glycine cleavage system protein GcvH, translating into MEIKENYYYSEDHEWVRVEGDLAYIGITDYAQHHLGDIVFVELPEIDSEFAAGDTIGVIESVKAVADMHTPVSGTITGVNEALEDEPETLNKDPYGQHIAVLKMSNPDELNNLMNAEQYAEFCEKAEE; encoded by the coding sequence ATGGAAATCAAAGAAAACTACTATTACAGCGAAGACCACGAATGGGTGCGGGTAGAAGGTGACCTCGCCTACATCGGCATCACCGACTATGCCCAGCACCACCTTGGTGACATCGTATTCGTAGAACTGCCCGAAATCGACAGCGAATTTGCGGCGGGGGACACCATCGGCGTCATCGAATCCGTGAAAGCGGTAGCCGACATGCACACCCCTGTCTCCGGCACCATCACCGGTGTCAACGAAGCCTTAGAAGACGAACCGGAAACACTCAACAAAGACCCCTACGGTCAACACATCGCCGTCTTAAAAATGAGCAACCCGGATGAACTCAACAACCTCATGAACGCCGAACAGTACGCCGAATTTTGCGAAAAGGCAGAAGAATAA
- the sdaAA gene encoding L-serine ammonia-lyase, iron-sulfur-dependent, subunit alpha, whose product MRRKNTISELVAVAETRGCSLWQVILEKEERLQGRDRKDIWRTMEKYWAVMKESLDAGLQPGNRSLSGLVGEEGFLLTRYLEKAKPLSGSGSVLAAARAMGVAVVNASQGRIVAAPTAGSCGILPAVLATVAERTGASEEAVIGALFTAAGVGMVIDEQASTAGAKGGCQAECGSASCMAAVAAAEMAGGTPRQAVNAGALALKNFLGLVCDPVAGLVEVPCVKRNAIGAAVALLAADMALAGIESKIPLDEVIQAMKEVGDALPDSLKETSLAGLAATPTAREIEKRIGAGDRGNNHPGLLKV is encoded by the coding sequence ATGAGACGGAAAAACACCATCAGCGAACTGGTTGCAGTAGCAGAAACAAGAGGCTGCTCCCTCTGGCAGGTGATTTTGGAGAAGGAGGAGCGGTTGCAGGGGAGAGACCGGAAGGATATCTGGCGAACGATGGAGAAGTACTGGGCGGTTATGAAGGAATCTCTTGATGCCGGCCTCCAACCCGGTAACAGGTCGTTGAGCGGACTTGTGGGAGAAGAAGGCTTCCTCTTGACCCGTTACCTGGAGAAAGCCAAACCCTTATCGGGATCCGGTTCGGTTTTGGCCGCAGCCAGGGCTATGGGAGTGGCGGTAGTTAATGCTTCGCAGGGGAGAATCGTCGCCGCACCGACGGCGGGATCCTGCGGTATTCTGCCTGCGGTCCTGGCCACGGTGGCGGAGAGAACTGGGGCTTCGGAAGAGGCGGTGATCGGAGCCCTCTTCACCGCTGCGGGGGTGGGTATGGTCATCGATGAGCAGGCGAGTACTGCCGGTGCAAAGGGCGGTTGTCAGGCCGAGTGCGGTTCGGCCTCCTGCATGGCTGCAGTGGCGGCGGCGGAAATGGCCGGAGGTACGCCCCGTCAGGCGGTCAATGCCGGCGCACTGGCTCTCAAGAACTTCCTGGGACTGGTTTGCGATCCGGTTGCCGGTTTGGTGGAGGTTCCTTGTGTGAAAAGAAATGCCATTGGGGCGGCAGTCGCCCTGCTGGCGGCCGACATGGCCCTGGCGGGGATCGAGAGTAAAATCCCTCTTGATGAGGTAATCCAGGCCATGAAGGAGGTAGGGGATGCCCTGCCGGATTCTCTCAAAGAGACATCCCTGGCGGGCCTTGCTGCTACACCTACCGCCAGGGAGATCGAAAAGAGGATCGGGGCAGGTGATCGAGGAAATAATCATCCTGGTCTCTTGAAGGTCTAA
- the gcvPA gene encoding aminomethyl-transferring glycine dehydrogenase subunit GcvPA: protein MNYVPNPPWVVRQMLDAIGVKDIDDLFADIPDDLKLDRELNLPGPLSEMELRRELAALAAKNLSAADRPCFLGAGAYDHYIPAVVEQMLLRSEFYTAYTPYQPELSQGVLQSIFEYQTMICNLTGMDLANASMYDGGSALAEACALACDATRRKKILIPDTINPRYLDVVKTYAMGDKMEIITVPGKDGGADPDAIAALIDKNTAAVAIQHPNFYGNLETGLQEIEKAVHRARGLLIMVVDPISLGLLKPPGSWGADIAVGEGQPLGNPLSFGGPYLGFFAATEKLMRRVPGRLVGETVDREGNRAFVLTLQAREQHIRREKAGSNICSNEALCALAATIYLTVVGKEGLKEIARRCHQLACYAKRRLEQAGLQLKYRKPFFKEFAVAVPDPRAANAALLQEGIIGGYELDGALLLAFTEKRTCAEIDRLVSVLGRDGR from the coding sequence ATGAACTACGTACCCAACCCCCCCTGGGTAGTCCGGCAGATGCTGGACGCCATAGGGGTAAAAGACATCGACGACCTGTTTGCGGACATCCCGGACGACCTAAAACTCGACAGAGAACTCAACCTGCCCGGGCCGCTGTCGGAGATGGAACTGCGCAGGGAACTGGCGGCCCTGGCTGCCAAAAACCTGAGCGCCGCCGACCGCCCCTGCTTTCTTGGAGCCGGGGCCTACGACCACTACATCCCGGCGGTAGTCGAACAAATGCTCCTGCGCTCCGAATTCTACACCGCCTACACACCCTACCAGCCGGAACTGAGTCAGGGAGTACTGCAGTCCATCTTCGAATACCAGACCATGATCTGCAACCTCACCGGCATGGACCTGGCCAACGCCTCCATGTACGACGGAGGGAGCGCCCTGGCCGAGGCCTGCGCCCTGGCCTGCGACGCCACGCGCCGCAAAAAAATCCTCATACCGGACACAATTAACCCGCGCTACCTGGACGTAGTTAAAACCTACGCCATGGGCGACAAAATGGAGATCATCACCGTACCCGGAAAAGACGGCGGTGCCGACCCTGACGCCATTGCCGCCCTCATCGACAAAAACACCGCCGCAGTAGCGATCCAGCACCCCAACTTCTACGGCAACCTGGAAACAGGACTACAAGAGATCGAAAAAGCCGTCCACCGTGCCAGGGGCCTCCTGATCATGGTCGTTGACCCCATATCCCTCGGCCTGCTGAAACCGCCCGGCTCCTGGGGTGCCGACATCGCCGTCGGCGAAGGGCAGCCCCTGGGCAACCCCTTAAGCTTCGGCGGCCCCTACCTGGGCTTCTTTGCGGCAACCGAGAAACTGATGCGCCGGGTTCCCGGGAGACTGGTAGGAGAAACCGTTGACCGGGAAGGCAACCGCGCCTTCGTCCTCACCCTCCAGGCCCGGGAACAGCACATCCGCAGAGAAAAGGCCGGCTCCAACATCTGCTCCAACGAGGCCCTCTGCGCCCTGGCCGCAACCATCTACCTCACCGTAGTGGGCAAAGAAGGCCTCAAAGAGATCGCCAGGCGCTGTCACCAACTGGCCTGCTACGCCAAACGACGACTGGAACAGGCCGGCCTCCAACTGAAATACCGGAAACCCTTCTTCAAAGAATTCGCAGTAGCCGTTCCCGATCCCCGGGCGGCCAACGCTGCCCTTCTCCAAGAAGGGATCATCGGCGGCTACGAACTCGACGGAGCGCTCCTGCTTGCCTTCACCGAAAAGCGCACCTGCGCCGAAATCGACAGGCTCGTATCAGTACTCGGGAGGGATGGCCGATGA
- a CDS encoding PucR family transcriptional regulator, producing MAEGITVKEALDLIVLNGIKVGRVIAGFGGLDNIITSVSVIEVPDATRWYRGNELQITAFYSIKDDVKAQVRVIERIAQCNCSALVLCHTGIFLKEVSQELIDAANYYKLPLILVPAELAYIDIITPVLEAIIDKQKREIEYAFNVQRKMNQIILQGNNIQVLAGSIAKILKCPLLVIDGNNAVLASGCYNSQGDVLLKKVLGDQELCKLLFAADEAMKTLPGTARYSVDIRKLTSAGKYLGKLVLFLDHALSTMENVAVNEACQALKLVLMQEMAKEEEKEKARREFIDELLYGSTPKREDLVLSRAENLNIKVPAPPVVMIIEFESYESLCIKDNRDKGAWDNAVNSFRDKSINIVKAVMVDEKSDCIVVPRGNHVIAIFSVDKEQSDYVKSVKKIGRRIEEILRKDGIVDFVIAFGNQYPLITDIHKSYVEALKTINIARVVFNQTRCVHVTDLGIYYYLPELLTDNGINEYIDSVLSVIEKYDREKEADLLETFKLLLFEDNVVNIADKLYVHRNTLLNRKKKIRQLLGEDPFSHPLKLNYQLVMLFAQLRKNWT from the coding sequence TTGGCAGAGGGAATAACTGTTAAAGAAGCTCTTGATCTCATCGTCTTGAACGGTATTAAAGTTGGAAGAGTAATTGCCGGCTTCGGTGGTTTGGATAACATTATCACCAGCGTTAGTGTGATTGAAGTTCCCGACGCGACGCGTTGGTACCGAGGCAATGAGCTGCAGATCACCGCTTTTTATTCTATTAAGGATGACGTTAAAGCCCAGGTTCGGGTAATTGAAAGGATTGCCCAGTGTAACTGTTCGGCACTGGTTTTGTGCCATACAGGGATCTTTCTTAAAGAAGTCTCTCAGGAATTGATTGATGCGGCGAACTACTATAAGCTTCCCTTAATACTGGTGCCTGCCGAACTGGCTTATATTGATATCATTACCCCGGTGCTTGAGGCAATCATCGATAAGCAAAAAAGAGAAATTGAATACGCATTTAATGTGCAGAGGAAGATGAATCAGATTATCTTGCAAGGAAACAACATCCAGGTACTGGCCGGCAGCATAGCGAAGATACTCAAGTGTCCCTTACTGGTAATTGACGGCAACAATGCTGTTTTGGCAAGTGGCTGCTATAACAGTCAAGGGGATGTGCTGCTCAAAAAAGTACTGGGGGATCAGGAGTTATGCAAACTGTTGTTTGCTGCAGATGAGGCAATGAAAACCCTCCCTGGAACAGCTCGTTACAGCGTGGATATTCGAAAACTGACGTCGGCCGGAAAATATCTGGGTAAATTGGTGCTTTTTTTAGATCATGCTCTGTCTACCATGGAGAATGTGGCAGTGAATGAAGCATGTCAGGCGCTGAAGCTTGTACTGATGCAGGAAATGGCAAAAGAAGAAGAGAAGGAAAAAGCCAGGAGGGAATTTATTGATGAGCTGTTGTACGGCAGCACCCCCAAGAGGGAAGATTTGGTTTTATCACGTGCAGAGAATCTAAATATCAAAGTTCCGGCACCTCCGGTTGTAATGATTATCGAATTTGAAAGCTATGAGTCTTTATGTATAAAAGATAACAGGGATAAAGGGGCATGGGATAATGCGGTCAACTCCTTTCGGGATAAGAGCATCAATATCGTAAAAGCTGTTATGGTCGATGAGAAAAGTGACTGTATTGTTGTTCCCAGAGGGAATCACGTAATTGCTATCTTTTCAGTTGATAAAGAGCAGAGCGACTATGTTAAAAGTGTCAAAAAGATCGGCAGGCGAATAGAAGAAATATTGCGCAAGGATGGAATTGTTGATTTCGTTATTGCGTTCGGAAATCAGTATCCGCTGATAACGGATATCCACAAAAGTTATGTTGAGGCATTGAAAACAATCAATATCGCCAGAGTTGTGTTTAACCAGACGAGGTGTGTTCACGTCACCGACCTCGGCATTTATTATTACCTACCCGAACTGCTAACAGATAATGGTATCAATGAATATATAGATAGTGTGCTGAGCGTCATTGAGAAGTATGATCGTGAAAAAGAGGCTGACCTGTTGGAGACCTTTAAACTGCTTCTTTTCGAAGATAACGTTGTTAATATCGCCGATAAACTTTACGTTCACCGCAATACTTTGCTTAACAGAAAGAAAAAGATCCGACAGCTGCTGGGGGAAGATCCCTTTTCCCATCCGCTTAAACTCAATTACCAGCTGGTGATGCTGTTCGCTCAGCTCAGAAAAAACTGGACATAA
- the sdaAB gene encoding L-serine ammonia-lyase, iron-sulfur-dependent subunit beta translates to MRSVFEIIGPVMVGPSSSHTAGAVRIGNVARAVLGEEIRRAEITLYGSFAKTYKGHGTDRALVAGLLGMSGDDPGIKDSLNRAAALGLEVQIGLARGEEFHPNTADIELTGVSGKRIFLRGSSVGGGNILITRINQYDLSLTAHEPTLIVEHLDRPGVVGRVAGILGDNGINIAEMRVTRGNLTEDKIMVLETDNQVSDEILVAIARLPNVTAVIRI, encoded by the coding sequence GTGAGAAGTGTTTTTGAAATCATCGGCCCTGTGATGGTTGGGCCCTCCAGCTCCCATACCGCAGGTGCGGTGAGGATCGGAAACGTTGCCAGAGCGGTTTTGGGAGAGGAAATCCGGCGGGCGGAAATCACCCTCTACGGCTCCTTTGCAAAAACTTATAAGGGTCACGGAACCGATCGCGCCCTGGTTGCCGGCCTGCTCGGCATGTCCGGTGATGATCCCGGGATTAAAGATTCCCTGAACAGAGCCGCTGCACTGGGACTGGAGGTGCAAATCGGCCTGGCCCGAGGTGAGGAATTTCATCCTAACACGGCCGATATCGAATTAACCGGGGTGTCGGGCAAACGGATCTTTCTGCGGGGGAGTTCGGTTGGCGGGGGTAACATTTTGATAACCAGAATCAATCAATATGATCTATCCCTGACAGCTCACGAGCCAACTCTGATTGTGGAACATCTTGACAGGCCCGGCGTGGTCGGCCGTGTCGCCGGGATATTAGGGGACAACGGGATCAACATTGCAGAGATGAGGGTGACCAGGGGTAACCTGACAGAGGATAAAATAATGGTTCTGGAGACGGATAACCAGGTTTCTGATGAGATACTGGTAGCTATTGCCCGTTTACCAAACGTAACAGCTGTTATTAGAATCTAA
- a CDS encoding DUF917 domain-containing protein: MRRILKTKQDAEDFVRGCTFYGTGGGGLPERGLESLLSEMEQGKEVGWIDVNELPDDALTVCPFLMGSIAPHTPEVLEEMKSFGLTTPLYDHKNTLAKAIMELSLYTGKKIDAVVPIELGGANTPSALAAGVVNGIPTVDGDYTGRAIPEIPQTTPYLFDKTLWPISSVDAWGNVSIIKDVINYAMAERIGKLISTAAYGLTGDAGFLMPACEMKKVVIPGTLTECYNVGKLIREAREQGEDPVRVVVDDLKGWILVRGKVTGKEWEDRVGYYWGTHTITGEGEYAGDVVKIWFKNENHICWKNDEVIVTSPDIIIVVNADNGEPIANPSLSIGDHVAVIGLQARPVFRSEKGINILGPRAFGFDCDYVPIENRMK; this comes from the coding sequence ATGCGGCGCATTTTAAAAACCAAACAAGATGCTGAGGATTTTGTAAGAGGCTGTACTTTTTATGGCACCGGTGGGGGTGGGCTTCCTGAAAGAGGATTAGAATCTCTGCTCAGCGAGATGGAGCAAGGCAAAGAGGTCGGATGGATTGATGTCAATGAGTTGCCTGATGATGCCTTAACTGTTTGTCCTTTTTTGATGGGCTCAATTGCCCCTCATACACCGGAAGTATTAGAGGAAATGAAGAGCTTTGGATTGACAACACCTCTGTACGATCACAAGAACACGCTTGCCAAGGCAATCATGGAGCTCTCTCTCTACACCGGGAAGAAAATCGATGCAGTTGTGCCTATCGAGTTGGGAGGAGCGAATACCCCCAGCGCGCTGGCTGCAGGGGTGGTTAACGGCATTCCAACTGTTGATGGGGATTACACCGGTCGTGCTATTCCAGAGATTCCGCAGACAACGCCGTATTTATTCGATAAGACCCTTTGGCCGATTTCCAGTGTGGACGCCTGGGGAAATGTGTCGATTATTAAGGATGTAATCAACTATGCCATGGCCGAACGAATTGGAAAGCTGATCAGTACTGCTGCCTACGGCCTGACCGGTGACGCCGGATTCCTGATGCCTGCCTGCGAGATGAAAAAGGTCGTTATCCCCGGTACGTTGACAGAATGTTATAACGTCGGCAAGCTGATCCGGGAAGCTCGCGAGCAAGGTGAGGATCCGGTTAGGGTAGTCGTCGACGATCTTAAGGGATGGATTCTGGTAAGAGGAAAAGTAACAGGCAAGGAATGGGAGGACAGAGTCGGTTATTACTGGGGAACGCATACGATTACCGGTGAGGGCGAGTATGCCGGCGACGTGGTAAAGATCTGGTTTAAGAATGAAAACCATATCTGCTGGAAAAATGATGAAGTCATTGTGACCAGCCCTGATATCATCATCGTAGTAAATGCCGATAACGGCGAACCGATAGCCAATCCGTCGCTTTCGATAGGGGATCATGTGGCGGTCATCGGTTTGCAGGCCCGCCCGGTCTTCCGGTCCGAGAAAGGGATCAACATCCTCGGCCCAAGAGCATTCGGTTTCGATTGCGA
- a CDS encoding lipoate--protein ligase yields the protein MIRIINESVNPYFNLALEEYLMKEFDPGEDLFMLWQNRPAVIVGRNQNTWEEINHQFVKENEIAVVRRLTGGGAVYHDLGNLNFTFIARRQKAGQYDFESFARPVVAALRNLGVPAEFSGRNDILVAGKKVSGNAQYRYGSSVLHHGTLLFDTDMHNLVRALHVGREKLVAKGVASVRSRVTNIKEHLPQPLNVEDFRNALVKALFQAEGGQSVEYRLSEGELARVEELVRTKYGTWEWNYGASPGYGLRKSARFDWGKLEVLLDVKDGMIAGCKIYGDFFGREDISGLEEYLTGLPYRERELRQALGKIDLASYVNGLGVESLLRCLLDENEG from the coding sequence GTGATTCGCATCATCAACGAATCCGTCAACCCCTATTTCAACCTAGCTTTGGAAGAATATCTGATGAAAGAGTTTGACCCCGGAGAGGACCTCTTCATGCTCTGGCAGAACAGGCCAGCCGTAATTGTGGGCAGGAACCAGAACACCTGGGAGGAAATCAACCACCAGTTCGTGAAAGAAAATGAAATTGCAGTGGTCAGGAGGCTGACAGGGGGCGGGGCGGTCTACCACGATCTGGGCAATCTGAACTTCACCTTCATCGCCAGGAGGCAAAAGGCCGGCCAATACGACTTTGAGAGCTTTGCCAGACCGGTAGTCGCTGCCTTGAGGAACCTTGGCGTACCGGCGGAATTCTCGGGCAGGAACGACATCCTGGTGGCGGGGAAAAAGGTCTCCGGGAATGCCCAGTACCGCTACGGCAGCTCCGTCCTGCACCACGGCACCCTTCTTTTCGATACCGACATGCACAACCTGGTGCGCGCCCTCCACGTCGGCCGGGAAAAACTGGTGGCCAAAGGGGTTGCCTCGGTGAGGAGCAGAGTGACCAACATCAAAGAGCACCTGCCGCAGCCCCTGAACGTAGAAGACTTCCGAAATGCCCTGGTGAAAGCCCTTTTTCAGGCGGAGGGTGGGCAAAGTGTGGAGTACCGCCTCTCCGAGGGCGAACTCGCCCGGGTTGAGGAACTGGTGAGAACGAAGTACGGCACCTGGGAGTGGAACTATGGAGCCTCACCGGGATACGGTTTGCGGAAATCGGCTCGCTTCGACTGGGGCAAACTGGAGGTGCTGCTGGACGTCAAAGACGGCATGATTGCCGGCTGCAAGATCTACGGTGATTTTTTCGGCAGAGAGGACATCTCCGGCCTGGAGGAATACCTAACAGGTCTCCCCTACCGGGAGAGGGAGTTAAGGCAGGCTCTGGGGAAAATAGATCTTGCTTCTTATGTCAACGGATTGGGTGTTGAATCCCTGCTGAGGTGTTTATTGGACGAAAATGAGGGTTAG